From the Gramella sp. Hel_I_59 genome, one window contains:
- the ftsA gene encoding cell division protein FtsA, producing MEQNDIAVGLDIGTTKIVAMIGRKNEYGKVEIVGIGKSKSLGVHRGVVNNITQTIQSIQQAIQEAEADSGLKISEVVVGIAGQHIRSLQHSDYITRQNPDEVIDSEDIHTLCNQVHKLVMLPGEEIIHVLPQEFKVDGQAEIKEPIGMYGGRLEANFHVVVGQVSSIRNIGRCVKSAGLELSAVTLEPLASANAVLSQEEKEAGVALIDIGGGTTDLAIFKDGIIRHTAVIPFGGNVITEDIKEGCSIIEKQAELLKIKFGSAWPGENKDNEIVSIPGLRGREPKEITLKNLSKIIHARVVEIIDQVYLEIKNYGHDEQKKKLIAGIVLTGGGAQLKHLKQLVEYITGMDTRIGYPNEHLAGNNDSETTSPVYATAVGLVMNSLEKGNNKYQEEVVLSKNQMVEDEVDEQNHDEDDDEYDTYREEPSSNKVARKSIFDKWAEKFKDFLDNAE from the coding sequence ATGGAACAGAACGATATTGCAGTAGGATTAGATATTGGAACTACCAAGATTGTGGCTATGATCGGCCGCAAGAATGAGTACGGAAAAGTAGAGATCGTAGGCATAGGAAAATCAAAATCCCTGGGCGTACATCGCGGAGTGGTGAATAATATCACCCAGACGATCCAGTCTATTCAGCAGGCAATACAGGAAGCAGAAGCCGATAGCGGTTTAAAGATCAGTGAAGTGGTAGTTGGAATTGCGGGACAGCATATTCGAAGCCTTCAGCATAGTGACTATATCACCAGGCAGAATCCTGATGAAGTCATAGATTCTGAAGACATTCATACGTTGTGCAACCAGGTCCATAAACTGGTTATGTTACCGGGAGAAGAGATCATTCATGTTCTTCCGCAGGAATTTAAAGTAGACGGACAGGCAGAGATTAAAGAGCCTATCGGGATGTACGGGGGAAGACTGGAAGCTAATTTTCATGTGGTTGTTGGACAGGTTTCTTCGATCAGAAATATTGGTCGATGCGTAAAAAGTGCCGGTCTGGAACTTTCAGCAGTGACTCTGGAACCTCTGGCATCAGCAAATGCAGTTCTTAGCCAGGAGGAAAAAGAGGCAGGTGTGGCACTTATCGATATAGGTGGTGGTACGACAGATCTTGCCATTTTTAAAGATGGAATCATCAGGCATACTGCGGTAATTCCTTTCGGTGGAAATGTTATTACTGAAGACATTAAGGAAGGATGTTCAATTATTGAAAAGCAGGCAGAATTACTTAAGATCAAATTTGGATCTGCATGGCCTGGTGAAAACAAGGATAATGAGATCGTTTCTATCCCAGGTTTACGAGGAAGAGAGCCGAAGGAGATCACTTTGAAGAATCTCTCCAAGATCATCCATGCACGAGTAGTAGAGATCATCGACCAGGTTTACCTGGAGATCAAGAATTACGGTCACGATGAACAAAAGAAAAAATTGATTGCAGGAATTGTTCTTACCGGAGGTGGTGCTCAGTTGAAGCATCTTAAGCAACTGGTAGAATATATCACGGGAATGGATACAAGAATAGGATATCCTAACGAACATCTGGCCGGGAATAATGATTCAGAAACCACCAGTCCGGTATATGCTACGGCAGTTGGATTGGTAATGAATAGCCTTGAAAAAGGGAATAATAAGTATCAGGAGGAAGTTGTGCTCTCTAAAAACCAAATGGTAGAAGATGAGGTTGATGAGCAAAATCATGATGAGGACGATGATGAGTATGATACTTACAGGGAAGAGCCCTCTTCCAATAAGGTTGCTCGAAAAAGCATCTTTGATAAATGGGCAGAGAAATTCAAGGATTTCTTAGACAATGCAGAATAA
- the ftsZ gene encoding cell division protein FtsZ, translating to MSSTEFGDISFDLPKNQSNVIKVIGVGGGGSNAINHMFQAGIKGVDFVVCNTDSQALENSSVPNKIQLGVTLTEGLGAGANPEIGEKAAVESFEEIKQMLDTNTKMIFITAGMGGGTGTGAAPIIAKQAKELDILTVGIVTIPFQFEGRNRNEQAQLGVERLRKHVDSLIVINNNKLREVYGNLGFKAGFSKADEVLATASRGIAEVITHHYTQNIDLRDAKTVLSNSGTAIMGSAQASGASRATDAIMKALDSPLLNDNKITGAKNVLLLIVSGNEEITIDEIGEINDHIQLEAGHSANIIMGVGEDESLEDSIAVTIIATGFDVEQQNEITNTETKKIIHTLEDEQRAEQELIAKRTGSVSEVSQDRNDDIEDAQIEFEAPKKEEKIVHTLDENVEEVDEVGKIQKKVEDIYKTPDFARKLDVIYEEVNPEEFIINDTSETLDTENFKESEEGKSESEEQFMFTFDIPMNQKEEKKQTSENKEEVKRHSLNEEEEESARNIRVNEHVEIVPVTENSATGVKRYSLDDYMEMEQQLESSKAPEKEEEKDETVAFEKKTVAPAPSRENDNDEHDPFDNPISSEVVRQRTAERKAKMKEFNYKFRTGSAQIDEIEKQPAYKRAGIELNNSKPGESKLSRTSIEQDDNNELHFRKNNSFLHDNVD from the coding sequence ATGAGCAGTACAGAATTTGGAGACATCTCATTCGATTTACCAAAAAACCAATCGAACGTCATCAAAGTGATTGGAGTTGGAGGTGGAGGAAGCAACGCCATTAACCATATGTTCCAGGCAGGAATAAAAGGGGTTGATTTTGTTGTTTGTAATACCGACTCCCAGGCTTTGGAGAACAGTTCGGTTCCAAACAAGATCCAGTTAGGGGTAACTTTAACTGAAGGACTTGGAGCAGGAGCGAACCCTGAGATCGGTGAGAAAGCGGCAGTAGAAAGCTTTGAGGAAATTAAGCAAATGTTGGATACCAATACCAAGATGATCTTTATCACTGCAGGTATGGGTGGTGGTACCGGGACTGGTGCTGCTCCAATAATTGCCAAACAGGCAAAAGAACTGGATATTTTAACGGTTGGTATCGTGACCATTCCATTTCAGTTCGAGGGAAGAAACAGAAACGAACAGGCACAATTAGGAGTTGAAAGACTACGTAAGCATGTAGATTCACTAATTGTGATCAATAATAACAAACTTCGTGAGGTTTATGGAAATCTTGGTTTTAAAGCCGGATTCTCGAAAGCTGATGAAGTGTTGGCAACTGCATCCAGAGGAATTGCAGAAGTTATAACGCACCATTATACTCAGAATATTGACCTTCGCGATGCGAAGACTGTATTGAGTAATTCTGGAACTGCGATTATGGGTTCTGCCCAGGCTTCAGGAGCCAGTAGAGCTACAGATGCGATCATGAAAGCACTTGATTCGCCATTACTAAACGATAATAAGATCACCGGAGCCAAAAATGTTTTACTGCTTATTGTATCTGGTAACGAGGAGATCACTATCGATGAAATTGGAGAGATCAATGACCATATTCAGCTTGAAGCTGGACATAGTGCCAACATCATTATGGGTGTTGGTGAAGACGAATCCCTTGAAGACTCTATTGCTGTAACTATTATCGCTACTGGTTTCGATGTAGAACAGCAAAATGAGATTACTAATACTGAAACTAAAAAGATCATTCATACTCTGGAAGACGAGCAAAGAGCCGAGCAGGAGTTGATCGCTAAAAGAACTGGTTCTGTTTCTGAAGTATCTCAGGATAGGAATGATGATATTGAAGATGCTCAGATAGAATTTGAAGCACCGAAAAAGGAAGAAAAGATCGTTCACACGCTTGACGAAAATGTAGAGGAAGTAGACGAGGTTGGTAAAATTCAGAAGAAGGTAGAAGATATTTACAAAACACCAGATTTCGCAAGAAAGCTTGATGTTATCTATGAGGAAGTGAATCCTGAAGAGTTTATCATCAATGATACTTCGGAAACACTAGATACCGAAAATTTTAAGGAATCTGAAGAAGGTAAATCTGAAAGTGAAGAACAATTCATGTTTACTTTCGATATTCCGATGAATCAGAAGGAAGAGAAAAAACAGACTTCAGAAAATAAAGAAGAGGTAAAGCGTCATTCTTTAAACGAAGAAGAGGAAGAGTCTGCAAGAAATATACGAGTGAACGAACATGTTGAGATTGTTCCTGTAACCGAAAATTCTGCCACGGGAGTAAAGCGATATAGTCTTGATGATTATATGGAAATGGAGCAACAACTTGAAAGTTCCAAAGCTCCTGAAAAAGAAGAAGAAAAGGATGAAACAGTAGCTTTTGAGAAAAAGACTGTAGCTCCGGCTCCTTCAAGAGAGAATGACAATGATGAGCATGATCCATTCGACAATCCAATTTCTTCTGAAGTTGTGCGTCAACGTACAGCAGAGCGTAAAGCCAAAATGAAGGAGTTCAATTACAAGTTTAGGACTGGTTCAGCACAGATCGATGAGATCGAAAAGCAGCCGGCTTATAAAAGAGCTGGAATCGAGTTAAATAATTCGAAGCCTGGCGAAAGTAAACTTTCCAGAACAAGTATCGAGCAGGATGATAATAACGAATTGCATTTTAGAAAGAACAATTCTTTCTTACATGATAATGTTGATTAA
- a CDS encoding inorganic diphosphatase, producing MRKYLPILILILIASCKSRQDLLATSLHSENGHYQAVIEIPAGTNAKVEYDKNLRLFSTSLRNGKERIIDFLAYPANYGFIPSTYSDPANGGDGDALDIMILSSTLKSGDIVEFVPIGMIKMIDAGEEDFKIIGVPARRELRTIQAENYQQLSENYPGALNILETWFSNYDLEDNTVIQGWGDEKDAIKEIERLRLKL from the coding sequence ATGAGAAAGTACCTGCCTATTCTTATTTTAATATTGATTGCATCCTGCAAATCCAGGCAGGACTTGCTAGCTACCAGTTTACATTCAGAAAATGGTCATTACCAGGCAGTGATCGAAATACCAGCAGGCACGAACGCTAAAGTAGAATACGATAAGAACTTAAGACTTTTTAGTACTTCCCTTCGTAATGGCAAGGAAAGGATTATTGATTTCCTTGCTTACCCTGCGAATTATGGGTTTATACCTTCTACATATTCAGATCCCGCGAATGGAGGTGACGGTGATGCTCTGGACATTATGATTCTTAGTAGCACACTGAAATCTGGAGATATCGTAGAATTCGTTCCAATTGGCATGATCAAAATGATAGATGCGGGCGAAGAAGACTTTAAAATTATTGGCGTCCCAGCCAGAAGAGAATTAAGAACAATACAGGCTGAAAATTACCAGCAACTATCCGAAAATTATCCTGGAGCACTGAATATTCTGGAGACCTGGTTTTCAAATTATGATCTGGAAGACAATACGGTAATTCAAGGTTGGGGTGATGAAAAGGATGCAATCAAAGAAATAGAAAGACTTCGGTTAAAATTGTAA
- a CDS encoding helicase HerA-like domain-containing protein — translation MTTSEKFVDHISSEYSTKGDYIYLGAGMLDEQVFADAPVKIPLKTMNRHGLIAGATGTGKSKTLQILAENLSQKGVPVLLMDVKGDLSGIAKTSEGATFIDERHEKLGFPFSPDAAPVEMLSLSEQDGVRLRATVSEFGPVLLSRILDLNDTQSGIMAIIFKYCDDNQLPLLDLKDLKKMLQYTTEEGKEEISKEYGRISSASTGAILRKIIALEQQGAEQFFGEKSFEVNDLLRKTSDGKGYVNILRLTDIQDRPKLFSTFMLSLLAEIYSTFPEKGDMDKPELVLFIDEAHLIFDEATDALLDQIESIVKLIRSKGVGLYFVTQNPADVPEEILGQLGLKIQHALRAFTAKDRKAIKLAAENYPISEFYDTKNMLTSLGIGEAMVSALDEKGRPSPLVATMLRAPMSRMDILSDSELRQINKNSELARKYNEEIDRESAYEILNKKIEEADREEAKQQAKEQREKVTKTSSRRKSGRSREGAIIKVLTSATFIRGVMGILNKFLK, via the coding sequence ATGACCACATCAGAAAAGTTTGTAGATCACATATCTTCGGAATATAGCACTAAAGGTGACTATATATATCTGGGCGCAGGAATGCTCGACGAACAAGTTTTTGCCGATGCTCCGGTAAAGATTCCCTTAAAAACAATGAACCGCCACGGACTAATTGCAGGAGCTACAGGGACCGGAAAATCAAAGACCTTACAGATCCTTGCTGAAAACCTATCTCAGAAAGGAGTGCCGGTTTTACTGATGGACGTAAAGGGAGATCTTAGTGGAATCGCGAAAACTTCAGAAGGAGCCACTTTTATAGATGAGCGTCATGAAAAACTTGGATTTCCATTCTCTCCAGATGCTGCACCGGTAGAAATGCTAAGTCTTTCAGAACAGGATGGAGTAAGACTTAGAGCTACGGTCAGTGAGTTTGGACCAGTGCTATTATCCAGAATACTGGATTTAAATGATACCCAATCCGGGATCATGGCGATCATATTCAAATATTGTGATGATAACCAACTGCCACTTCTGGACCTTAAGGATCTCAAAAAGATGCTTCAATACACTACTGAAGAAGGTAAGGAAGAGATCAGTAAGGAATACGGTAGAATTTCAAGCGCTTCCACAGGTGCTATTCTTCGGAAGATCATTGCACTGGAACAACAAGGCGCAGAGCAGTTCTTTGGAGAAAAATCTTTTGAAGTAAACGATCTTTTAAGAAAAACATCAGACGGAAAGGGATACGTGAATATTTTGAGGCTTACCGATATTCAGGACAGGCCAAAATTATTCTCAACATTCATGCTTTCTTTACTTGCTGAAATTTATTCAACCTTTCCAGAGAAAGGTGATATGGATAAACCTGAACTTGTTTTATTTATTGATGAGGCACATCTTATTTTTGATGAAGCTACAGATGCATTGCTTGATCAAATTGAAAGTATTGTAAAACTGATACGTTCCAAGGGCGTTGGACTGTACTTCGTTACTCAGAATCCGGCCGATGTTCCTGAAGAAATTCTGGGACAGCTGGGACTTAAAATTCAGCATGCTTTAAGGGCTTTTACGGCAAAGGATCGAAAGGCTATTAAACTTGCTGCTGAAAATTATCCGATTTCAGAATTTTACGATACCAAAAATATGCTAACCTCGTTAGGTATTGGAGAAGCCATGGTTTCAGCATTAGACGAAAAAGGAAGACCTTCTCCTCTGGTAGCGACCATGTTGCGCGCACCAATGAGTAGAATGGATATATTAAGTGATTCAGAATTAAGACAAATCAACAAAAATTCTGAACTTGCCCGAAAATATAACGAGGAAATTGACCGCGAAAGTGCTTACGAGATCCTGAATAAAAAGATCGAAGAAGCAGATCGTGAAGAAGCGAAACAACAGGCTAAAGAACAGCGAGAAAAAGTAACAAAAACCAGTAGCCGTCGTAAAAGTGGACGTTCCCGTGAAGGTGCGATTATCAAAGTGCTAACCAGTGCAACTTTTATACGCGGCGTAATGGGAATATTGAATAAATTTTTAAAATAA
- a CDS encoding LD-carboxypeptidase, protein MKRRNFVYGLGLAGLSIPLQSFSGTAERQISTNKKLLPKRLSKGDTIGITSPAGAIFDTEPYEIARENLEAMGLNVKFGEFAKSRYGHLAGTDEERASELNQMFGDPEIDAIISLRGGSGAARIIDKLDYELIRKNPKIFIGYSDITALHLSIYEKTGLVTFHGPMASSSWNTFNYDIFHRLLFEGEMIEYTNPENLNFLEVQTGNRIRTINNGNAQGELLGGNLSVLTSIMGTRYFPTDWSNKILYLEDIGEKIYAVDRMMSQLKLGGILDKISGFVFGKCTGCDPGGSGYGSLTMEEVIDHYIKPLNIPAFSGAMIGHIDDNSTIPNGIEAEINSNTGTIKLLKPAVK, encoded by the coding sequence ATGAAAAGACGCAATTTTGTATACGGCCTGGGACTTGCCGGTTTAAGTATTCCCCTACAATCATTTTCAGGAACTGCAGAGCGGCAAATTTCAACTAATAAAAAACTTCTACCGAAAAGACTTTCGAAAGGAGATACTATTGGAATAACAAGTCCTGCAGGAGCAATTTTTGACACTGAACCTTATGAGATCGCCCGGGAAAACCTGGAAGCGATGGGACTAAATGTGAAGTTTGGAGAATTTGCAAAAAGCAGGTACGGTCACCTGGCTGGCACCGATGAAGAACGCGCTTCAGAATTGAATCAAATGTTTGGTGATCCTGAAATTGATGCGATCATTTCACTTCGGGGTGGTTCTGGAGCTGCAAGAATTATAGATAAACTTGATTATGAGCTCATTCGTAAGAATCCGAAGATTTTCATAGGCTACAGTGATATTACAGCATTGCATCTTTCGATCTACGAAAAAACTGGTTTAGTGACTTTTCATGGACCTATGGCAAGCTCTTCATGGAATACTTTTAATTACGATATTTTTCACCGGTTGCTATTCGAAGGAGAAATGATCGAATATACCAATCCTGAAAATTTAAACTTTCTTGAAGTCCAAACTGGCAATAGAATAAGAACTATCAATAATGGTAACGCCCAAGGAGAATTACTAGGTGGAAATCTATCTGTACTTACCTCTATTATGGGAACACGTTATTTCCCTACTGACTGGTCGAATAAGATCCTGTATCTTGAAGATATAGGGGAAAAAATCTATGCTGTAGACAGAATGATGTCCCAACTTAAACTTGGTGGCATACTGGATAAAATCTCAGGATTTGTCTTTGGAAAATGTACAGGCTGTGATCCTGGCGGAAGTGGCTATGGCTCACTTACCATGGAGGAAGTTATAGATCATTATATCAAGCCTTTAAATATCCCCGCATTCTCAGGTGCAATGATTGGTCATATAGATGATAACAGCACCATCCCTAACGGAATTGAAGCTGAAATAAACAGTAACACCGGCACTATTAAATTATTAAAACCTGCAGTTAAATGA
- a CDS encoding D-alanyl-D-alanine carboxypeptidase — MRLKVFIAVLSILGLSSCATGLSRKTTEFENFHHGFTGIVILDAETGKNIYRYNAHKSFTPASNTKILSLYSAIKSLEDSIITFRYRKTDDSLIFSATGDPELLDSEVSSNSPLQFLLNSKDSIYYQKANWKQKIYGAGWSWDDFEYAFSPQISAIPIYGNTVSFTMENEHLKVSPGIFTNYTRTINSEKLEKLKGMNQFRVPQKLQKNDTLRIPFETSEELSISILEQEIGRTIKTIPPGPKASHIIKSVASDSLYKQMMHTSDNLIAEQLLIMISEKITDTMSTEIAIDHARNKLFKELPDEFQWMDGSGLSRYNMNTPANLVTILKRLLDEKGEAWVSTIFPTAGKHGTLANLLTDEKAFVFAKSGSLKNNYSLSGYLRTNSDRLLIFSIMNSNHMSSAKEIKAEVSNLLIHIRNNY; from the coding sequence ATGCGCCTGAAGGTCTTCATAGCAGTTTTATCCATTCTCGGCCTGAGTTCATGTGCTACTGGCTTATCGCGGAAAACAACCGAGTTTGAGAATTTTCACCATGGATTTACCGGGATCGTAATTTTAGATGCAGAGACTGGCAAAAACATCTATCGGTATAATGCCCACAAATCTTTTACTCCAGCTTCGAACACCAAAATATTAAGCCTTTATTCGGCTATAAAATCCCTGGAGGACAGCATCATAACATTTAGATACCGGAAGACGGACGACTCTCTAATCTTTTCAGCCACCGGAGATCCTGAATTACTGGATTCAGAAGTATCTTCTAATTCGCCGTTACAATTTCTACTGAATTCTAAAGATTCTATCTATTATCAAAAAGCTAATTGGAAGCAGAAAATTTATGGTGCAGGATGGAGCTGGGACGATTTTGAATATGCCTTCTCTCCTCAAATATCTGCAATCCCGATTTACGGGAATACAGTAAGTTTTACGATGGAGAATGAGCATCTTAAAGTTTCTCCGGGAATTTTCACCAATTATACCCGAACTATTAATTCTGAAAAACTGGAAAAGCTTAAGGGAATGAATCAATTCAGAGTTCCGCAGAAACTTCAGAAGAACGATACTCTAAGAATTCCTTTTGAAACTTCAGAAGAATTAAGCATCAGTATCCTTGAGCAAGAAATTGGACGAACTATAAAAACCATTCCACCAGGACCAAAAGCCAGTCATATTATAAAATCTGTGGCTTCCGATAGTCTTTACAAGCAAATGATGCATACCAGCGATAATCTAATTGCGGAACAATTACTTATCATGATTTCAGAAAAAATAACGGATACTATGAGCACTGAAATCGCTATAGATCATGCAAGAAATAAACTTTTTAAAGAACTGCCTGACGAATTCCAATGGATGGATGGGTCAGGTTTGTCAAGGTATAACATGAATACTCCAGCTAACTTAGTCACCATTCTAAAGCGTTTATTGGATGAAAAAGGTGAGGCCTGGGTTTCGACTATTTTTCCCACGGCTGGAAAGCATGGAACTCTTGCAAACTTGCTAACTGATGAAAAAGCATTTGTATTTGCAAAATCAGGAAGTTTGAAAAATAATTATAGTCTTAGCGGCTACCTAAGAACGAATAGCGACCGACTTTTAATTTTCAGTATTATGAATTCGAATCATATGAGTTCTGCAAAAGAGATCAAAGCTGAAGTTTCAAACCTACTTATCCACATTAGAAACAACTATTGA
- a CDS encoding 7-carboxy-7-deazaguanine synthase QueE translates to MISEETKSLVDKGIMLPLMEEFYTIQGEGFHKGTAAYFIRIGGCDVGCHWCDVKESWDASTHPPTHVGEIVENATRHSKTIVITGGEPLTWDMTALTQNLKKQGCDIHIETSGAYELTGTWDWICLSPKKIKLPTEEIYPLANELKVIVFNKHDLKFAEEQAAKVSENCILYLQPEWSNRDKVIPMIVDYVMENPQWKVSLQTHKYLNIP, encoded by the coding sequence ATGATTTCAGAAGAGACAAAGAGCCTGGTTGATAAAGGAATAATGCTTCCGCTAATGGAAGAATTTTATACAATACAGGGTGAGGGATTCCATAAGGGAACGGCTGCATATTTTATTAGGATTGGTGGCTGTGATGTAGGTTGTCACTGGTGTGATGTGAAGGAAAGCTGGGATGCCAGTACTCACCCGCCTACGCATGTTGGAGAAATTGTTGAGAATGCTACCCGACACAGTAAAACTATTGTGATTACGGGAGGTGAACCATTAACCTGGGATATGACAGCTCTGACTCAAAATCTTAAGAAACAAGGTTGTGATATTCATATTGAGACTTCGGGAGCTTATGAGCTTACGGGTACATGGGACTGGATCTGTCTTTCTCCAAAGAAAATCAAATTGCCAACCGAGGAGATTTATCCGTTGGCCAATGAGCTTAAAGTTATTGTTTTTAATAAACATGACTTGAAATTTGCTGAAGAGCAGGCGGCGAAAGTAAGTGAGAACTGTATCTTATACTTACAACCTGAATGGAGCAACCGCGATAAAGTGATTCCGATGATCGTGGATTATGTAATGGAAAATCCACAGTGGAAAGTATCGCTACAAACCCATAAATATTTGAACATACCATAA
- a CDS encoding DUF2911 domain-containing protein has translation MKKLIISGLSAMFFFVASPINAQDDDKVNYSKEELKFSKVDASPMDLALYRDKDDAAVARVIYSRPQKRNREIFGKLVPYGEVWRTGANEATEVTLYKDMKVADATVKAGNYTLYTIPGEKEWTVILNSKTNTWGSYEYTDKEDQVRINVPVRKAPNTIESLSMAFQEAKNGADLLIGWDNSYVKVPFKNAN, from the coding sequence ATGAAAAAATTGATCATAAGTGGTTTAAGTGCAATGTTTTTCTTTGTTGCAAGCCCTATTAACGCACAGGATGATGATAAGGTAAACTACTCTAAGGAAGAACTTAAGTTTTCCAAAGTAGATGCCAGTCCAATGGATCTTGCTCTTTACAGAGATAAAGATGACGCAGCAGTCGCCAGAGTTATTTATAGCCGACCACAAAAAAGAAATCGTGAGATCTTCGGTAAACTGGTACCTTATGGTGAAGTTTGGAGAACAGGAGCGAATGAAGCAACTGAAGTTACTTTATACAAAGACATGAAAGTTGCAGACGCTACGGTAAAAGCTGGAAATTATACTTTATACACGATCCCAGGCGAAAAGGAATGGACTGTCATTCTTAACAGCAAAACCAACACATGGGGTTCTTATGAATATACAGACAAGGAAGATCAGGTAAGAATTAATGTGCCAGTAAGAAAGGCTCCTAATACTATCGAATCTCTATCTATGGCTTTTCAGGAAGCTAAGAATGGTGCAGACCTTCTTATTGGATGGGACAACAGCTATGTAAAAGTTCCATTTAAGAATGCTAACTAA
- the asnB gene encoding asparagine synthase B, translated as MCGILAVIGKDLDKKKIADLSKRMSHRGPDESGLKITEKGYVLAHERLSIVDLTTGIQPIQGTETAWMVHNGEIYNHMSLRNNELKDHTFRTTGDSEVIVHMYEKYGLEFVDKLDGVFSFVIIDGDDFMVARDPIGVKPLYYGKDEAGAMWFASEMKSLADSCIEFHAFPPGHYYTPETGFVRYYSPEWFKSEVATQPADLKKLRESLIEATRKRLMADVPLGVLLSGGLDSSLTSSIAARLMKDSGQTLHSFSIGLDEAAPDLIAARKVADFLGTEHHEIHFTVEEGISILKRLVWHLETYDVTSIRASTPMYFLSKAIAEKGIKVVLSGEGSDEILGGYLYFKNAPSAEEFQKETIRRVQRLATADCLRADKSTMAHGLEARVPFLDKAFLKTAMEIVPEEKMPVTYDGVEKYILRKAFDTPEEPFLPEEVLWRQKEQFSDGVGYNWIDQLIDHASEQVTDIQLETAATRFPVNTPTSKEAYFYREIFQQHFPQDSAAKTVKRWIPKWQKDLDPSGRANETHVAPGMKKVAV; from the coding sequence ATGTGTGGAATTTTAGCAGTTATCGGAAAAGATCTTGACAAGAAGAAGATCGCTGATCTTTCAAAAAGAATGTCTCATAGAGGCCCTGATGAAAGCGGACTGAAAATTACTGAAAAAGGTTATGTGTTAGCTCACGAACGCCTATCAATCGTAGATCTCACCACAGGTATTCAGCCTATACAAGGAACTGAAACTGCCTGGATGGTACACAATGGGGAGATCTATAACCACATGTCACTTCGAAATAACGAATTAAAGGATCATACTTTCAGAACTACCGGAGATTCTGAAGTGATCGTGCATATGTATGAAAAGTATGGTCTTGAATTCGTAGATAAATTAGATGGCGTATTTTCATTTGTGATCATTGATGGTGATGACTTCATGGTCGCCAGGGATCCAATTGGAGTTAAGCCACTTTACTATGGTAAGGACGAAGCAGGTGCCATGTGGTTTGCCAGCGAGATGAAATCTCTTGCAGACAGCTGTATTGAATTTCATGCTTTTCCTCCTGGACATTATTATACTCCAGAAACCGGATTTGTTAGATATTATTCTCCAGAGTGGTTCAAATCTGAAGTTGCTACGCAGCCAGCAGATCTTAAAAAGCTACGTGAAAGTTTGATCGAAGCGACCAGAAAGAGATTGATGGCAGATGTCCCTCTTGGCGTATTGCTTAGTGGTGGACTCGATTCTTCATTAACAAGTTCTATCGCGGCCAGATTGATGAAAGATAGTGGTCAGACTTTGCATTCCTTTTCAATTGGTTTAGATGAAGCAGCACCAGATCTAATTGCAGCTAGAAAAGTTGCAGACTTTCTGGGAACTGAGCATCATGAAATTCACTTCACCGTAGAGGAAGGGATCTCTATTCTGAAGAGGCTCGTATGGCATCTTGAAACTTACGATGTTACTTCAATTCGCGCCAGCACTCCAATGTATTTTCTCTCTAAAGCAATTGCTGAAAAAGGGATTAAGGTGGTATTATCTGGAGAAGGCTCTGATGAGATCCTTGGTGGATACTTATATTTCAAGAACGCTCCTTCTGCGGAAGAGTTTCAGAAGGAAACCATTAGAAGAGTACAGCGTCTTGCCACGGCAGATTGCCTGAGAGCAGATAAGTCAACGATGGCGCATGGTCTTGAAGCTAGAGTGCCATTCCTTGATAAAGCATTTTTGAAAACCGCTATGGAAATAGTTCCTGAAGAAAAAATGCCGGTTACTTATGATGGTGTTGAAAAGTATATTTTGAGAAAAGCATTCGATACTCCTGAAGAACCGTTCCTGCCGGAAGAAGTTTTATGGAGACAAAAAGAGCAATTTAGTGATGGTGTAGGGTACAACTGGATCGATCAGTTAATTGATCATGCTTCAGAACAGGTGACAGACATTCAACTGGAAACTGCAGCAACAAGATTCCCGGTGAACACTCCAACTTCAAAAGAAGCTTACTTCTACCGTGAGATCTTTCAGCAGCATTTTCCTCAGGATTCCGCAGCTAAAACAGTAAAAAGATGGATCCCGAAATGGCAGAAAGATCTTGATCCTAGTGGAAGAGCCAATGAAACTCACGTAGCTCCTGGAATGAAAAAAGTAGCTGTGTAA